The following proteins come from a genomic window of Micromonospora zamorensis:
- a CDS encoding ATP-binding cassette domain-containing protein, producing MTTRDDAIVAEGLRKRYRDRYALDGFDLRVRQGTVCGLLGPNGAGKTTSVRILSTLLRLDEGRAEVAGFDVTRQPDQVRYRIGLVGQNPALDEALSGRQNLVLFGRLFHLGRSRARQRADELLERFGLAEAAEQPVSTYSGGMRRRLDLAAGMILAPAVLFLDEPTTGLDPRGRNEVWESVRELVRTGTTVLLTTQHLDEADQLADRISVVEAGRVIAEGTPDDLKTQLGGDRIEVVVADPTDLATAVAQVRRVADREPTVDVDRRMVSVRVGHQAGALVDVLRALDAGNVPVADVALRRPTLDDVFLHLTGHRTRTAEEVAA from the coding sequence GTGACGACGAGAGACGACGCGATAGTGGCGGAAGGGCTGCGTAAGCGATATCGGGACCGCTACGCGCTGGACGGCTTCGACCTGCGGGTGCGGCAGGGCACGGTGTGCGGCCTGCTCGGCCCGAACGGGGCCGGCAAGACCACCTCGGTACGGATCCTGTCCACACTGCTGCGGCTGGACGAGGGCCGCGCCGAGGTCGCCGGGTTCGACGTGACCCGCCAGCCCGACCAGGTCCGCTACCGCATCGGGCTGGTAGGGCAGAACCCCGCGCTCGACGAGGCGCTGAGCGGCCGGCAGAACCTTGTGCTCTTCGGCCGGCTGTTCCACCTCGGTCGCAGCCGGGCCCGGCAGCGGGCGGACGAACTGCTGGAACGCTTCGGTCTCGCCGAGGCGGCCGAGCAGCCGGTCAGCACGTACTCGGGGGGCATGCGCCGTCGACTCGACCTGGCCGCCGGCATGATCCTGGCTCCCGCGGTCCTCTTCCTCGACGAACCCACCACCGGGCTGGACCCGCGTGGCCGCAACGAGGTGTGGGAGTCGGTCCGGGAGTTGGTGCGCACCGGCACCACAGTGCTGCTCACCACCCAGCACCTGGACGAGGCCGACCAGCTCGCCGACCGGATCTCGGTGGTCGAGGCCGGCCGGGTGATCGCCGAGGGCACTCCGGACGACCTCAAGACCCAGCTCGGCGGCGATCGGATCGAGGTCGTCGTCGCGGACCCGACCGACCTCGCCACAGCCGTCGCCCAGGTACGCCGGGTGGCCGACCGCGAGCCGACGGTCGACGTGGACCGGCGGATGGTGAGCGTCCGGGTCGGTCACCAGGCCGGCGCGCTCGTCGACGTGTTGAGGGCGCTCGACGCCGGGAACGTCCCGGTGGCGGACGTCGCGCTGCGCCGTCCCACCCTGGACGACGTGTTCCTGCACCTCACCGGGCACCGGACCCGGACCGCCGAGGAGGTGGCGGCATGA
- the mmsB gene encoding multiple monosaccharide ABC transporter permease, whose product MSRLKDLQKNLFGGTTSNARQFGMIFTLVAIVVLFQILTDGLTLRSDNLIALFQQNSYILILAIGMLMVIVAGHIDLSVGSVAAFAGILVAKSMADWSLPWPVAILFGLGIGALIGAWQGFWVAYIGVPAFIVTLAGMLLFRGGNQFIGNANTIPVPEGFREIGSGFLPEFGPNTGYNNATLLLGLAAAVAVVWREIQARKTRRAMDADPAPMWISILRMAIMVGAIAFAALRFASGRVGTSFPISGIILLVLVIAYSFYTRNTAGGRHIYAVGGNSRAAELSGVKLKRVNFFVMMNMSVLAALAGMIFVARSAASGPQDGNGWELDAIAAVFIGGAAVSGGIGTISGSIVGGLVMAVLNNGLQLMGVGTDRVQIIKGLVLLLAVAIDVYNKSQGRFSIIGSLMRPFRRDDSAPPASPPDAEREPAKAAVSG is encoded by the coding sequence ATGAGCCGATTGAAGGACCTTCAGAAGAACCTGTTCGGAGGCACGACCTCCAACGCTCGCCAGTTTGGAATGATCTTCACCCTGGTGGCGATCGTCGTCCTGTTCCAGATCCTGACCGACGGCCTCACCCTGCGGTCGGACAACCTGATCGCGCTGTTCCAGCAGAATTCCTACATTCTGATTCTGGCCATCGGCATGCTCATGGTGATCGTCGCCGGGCACATCGACCTGTCGGTCGGCTCCGTCGCGGCCTTCGCGGGCATCCTGGTGGCCAAGTCGATGGCCGACTGGTCGCTGCCCTGGCCCGTCGCCATCCTGTTCGGCCTCGGCATCGGCGCGCTCATCGGCGCCTGGCAGGGCTTCTGGGTGGCGTACATCGGGGTGCCGGCGTTCATCGTCACCCTGGCCGGCATGCTGCTGTTCCGTGGTGGTAACCAGTTCATCGGTAACGCCAACACGATCCCGGTGCCGGAGGGCTTCCGGGAGATCGGCTCCGGCTTCCTGCCCGAGTTCGGTCCGAACACCGGCTACAACAACGCCACGCTGCTGCTTGGTCTGGCCGCGGCGGTGGCGGTGGTGTGGCGCGAGATCCAGGCCCGCAAGACCCGGCGGGCGATGGACGCCGACCCGGCTCCCATGTGGATCTCGATCCTGCGGATGGCCATCATGGTCGGGGCGATCGCCTTCGCCGCGCTGCGCTTCGCCAGCGGTCGCGTCGGCACCAGCTTCCCGATCTCCGGCATCATCCTGCTGGTCCTGGTGATCGCGTACTCCTTCTACACCCGCAACACGGCCGGCGGCCGGCACATCTACGCGGTGGGCGGCAACTCCCGGGCGGCCGAGCTGTCCGGTGTGAAGCTCAAGCGGGTCAACTTCTTCGTCATGATGAACATGTCCGTCCTGGCCGCGCTGGCCGGCATGATCTTCGTGGCCCGTTCGGCAGCCTCCGGACCGCAGGACGGCAACGGCTGGGAGCTGGACGCCATCGCGGCGGTCTTCATCGGGGGCGCGGCCGTCTCCGGTGGTATCGGCACCATCAGCGGCTCGATCGTCGGTGGTCTCGTCATGGCCGTGCTCAACAACGGCCTGCAGCTGATGGGCGTCGGCACCGACCGCGTCCAGATCATCAAGGGCCTGGTCCTGCTGCTGGCAGTCGCGATCGACGTCTACAACAAGAGCCAGGGGCGGTTCTCCATCATCGGGAGTCTGATGCGGCCGTTCCGTCGCGACGACTCCGCCCCACCCGCCTCACCGCCGGACGCGGAGCGCGAGCCCGCCAAGGCAGCGGTGTCCGGCTGA
- a CDS encoding sugar-binding protein produces the protein MRKFFGTSVVAISAAAMLALAGCGSGRDGDSDSGGEAAKGFAANSLIGVALPAKTSENWVLAGDLFTSGLKDAGFQADVQYAGASTTVADQQAQITAMTTKGAKVIVIGATDAAQLSTQVAAAHAAGVKVIAYDRLITNTPDLDYYVAFDNFKVGQLQGQALLDGMKAKKPNGPYNIELFSGSPDDNNAGVFFNGAMDVLKPEIDKGNVVVASKQTDVKQTAIQGWKAEGAQARMDQLLTSTYGNKELDGVLSPNDTLARAILTSVKGAGKPTPVVTGQDSEVESVKSIVAGEQYMTINKDTRNLVKETINMVKALQAGNAPQVNDTKSYNNGSKVVDTYLLPPVAVTKANAAEAYANDPKLAPLTK, from the coding sequence ATGCGTAAATTCTTTGGCACGTCGGTGGTCGCCATCAGCGCCGCCGCCATGCTGGCCCTCGCCGGCTGCGGCTCCGGCCGTGACGGCGACAGCGACTCCGGCGGCGAGGCCGCCAAGGGCTTCGCGGCGAACTCGCTGATCGGTGTCGCCCTGCCGGCCAAGACCTCGGAGAACTGGGTCCTCGCCGGTGACCTGTTCACCAGCGGCCTCAAGGACGCCGGTTTCCAGGCTGACGTGCAGTACGCCGGCGCGTCGACCACTGTCGCCGACCAGCAGGCCCAGATCACCGCCATGACCACCAAGGGCGCCAAGGTCATCGTCATCGGCGCGACCGACGCCGCGCAGCTGTCGACCCAGGTCGCGGCGGCCCACGCAGCTGGCGTGAAGGTCATCGCCTACGACCGGCTGATCACCAACACCCCGGACCTCGACTACTACGTCGCGTTCGACAACTTCAAGGTCGGCCAGCTCCAGGGCCAGGCCCTGCTGGACGGCATGAAGGCCAAGAAGCCGAACGGCCCGTACAACATCGAGCTGTTCTCCGGCTCGCCGGACGACAACAACGCCGGTGTCTTCTTCAACGGCGCGATGGACGTGCTCAAGCCGGAGATCGACAAGGGCAACGTGGTCGTCGCCTCTAAGCAGACCGACGTGAAGCAGACCGCCATCCAGGGCTGGAAGGCCGAGGGTGCGCAGGCCCGCATGGACCAGCTGCTCACCTCGACCTACGGCAACAAGGAGCTGGACGGCGTCCTCTCTCCGAACGACACGCTGGCCCGCGCCATCCTGACCTCGGTCAAGGGTGCTGGCAAGCCGACCCCGGTTGTCACCGGTCAGGACTCCGAGGTTGAGTCGGTCAAGTCGATCGTCGCTGGCGAGCAGTACATGACGATCAACAAGGACACCCGCAACCTGGTGAAGGAGACCATCAACATGGTCAAGGCTCTCCAGGCCGGTAACGCCCCGCAGGTGAACGACACCAAGTCCTACAACAACGGCAGCAAGGTCGTCGACACGTACCTGCTCCCGCCGGTCGCCGTCACCAAGGCGAACGCGGCTGAGGCGTACGCCAACGACCCGAAGCTCGCGCCGCTCACCAAGTAA
- a CDS encoding GntR family transcriptional regulator: MIEFVLDSRSKVNTYMQLVQQVKQALRVGLLTPGDQLPKVRDVAQSLAINPNTVLKAYRELEIEGLVGGRPGVGTFVQRTLAGASLPNQAELRDDLVAWLDRAQAAGLTAEDVIALVETTLRATLADDVPRKEHA; the protein is encoded by the coding sequence GTGATCGAGTTCGTACTGGACAGCCGGTCGAAGGTGAACACCTACATGCAGCTCGTGCAGCAGGTGAAACAGGCTCTGCGGGTCGGCCTGCTGACGCCGGGCGACCAGTTGCCGAAGGTTCGGGACGTCGCGCAATCCCTGGCGATCAACCCGAACACGGTGCTGAAGGCGTACCGGGAATTGGAGATCGAGGGTCTGGTCGGCGGCCGACCCGGGGTGGGCACGTTCGTCCAGCGCACCCTGGCCGGCGCCTCCCTGCCCAACCAGGCCGAGCTACGCGACGACCTGGTCGCCTGGCTGGACCGGGCGCAGGCCGCCGGCCTCACGGCCGAGGACGTCATCGCCTTGGTGGAGACCACCCTGCGCGCCACCCTCGCCGACGACGTCCCGCGCAAGGAGCACGCATGA
- a CDS encoding ABC transporter permease — protein MSATSMPAPTVDLTPGRPALLTDSGTLIWRGLARWRRDPGPLIASLGFNILIVLMFAYLFGGALQVPGGGSYREFLMPGMYVMTMVFGISLTTIAVAEDLERGVTDRLRSMPVSPLAPLVARAVADMLFALVTLAVLLLTGLAIGWRAHGGAGATLAAVGLILLLRFALIWVGIFLGLVTRGQTAVVAVQTLEFPLGFLSNAFVAPSTMPAWLGAVAAWNPLSATVGATRELFGNPGWGGDSWAAQHYPWLAVLWPVVLVAVFLPLSVARYRRLAG, from the coding sequence ATGAGCGCGACGAGCATGCCGGCCCCGACGGTGGACCTGACCCCCGGCCGGCCCGCCCTCCTGACCGACAGCGGCACCCTGATCTGGCGCGGCCTGGCCCGGTGGCGACGTGATCCCGGCCCGCTGATCGCCTCGCTCGGCTTCAACATCCTGATCGTGCTGATGTTCGCCTACCTGTTCGGTGGCGCGTTGCAGGTGCCTGGCGGCGGCAGCTACCGGGAGTTCCTGATGCCCGGCATGTACGTGATGACCATGGTGTTCGGCATCAGCCTCACCACGATCGCCGTCGCCGAGGACCTGGAGCGCGGGGTGACCGACCGGCTCCGGTCGATGCCCGTCTCACCGCTGGCCCCGCTGGTGGCCCGGGCCGTGGCCGACATGCTGTTCGCCCTGGTCACCCTCGCGGTCCTGCTGTTGACCGGTCTCGCCATCGGGTGGCGGGCGCACGGCGGGGCCGGTGCCACGCTCGCGGCGGTGGGACTGATCCTGCTGCTGCGCTTCGCCCTGATCTGGGTCGGCATCTTCCTCGGCCTGGTCACCCGCGGGCAGACGGCCGTGGTGGCCGTGCAGACACTGGAGTTTCCGCTCGGCTTCCTCTCCAACGCGTTCGTCGCACCGTCCACCATGCCCGCGTGGCTCGGTGCGGTGGCCGCCTGGAACCCGCTGTCGGCAACCGTCGGCGCGACCCGCGAGCTGTTCGGCAACCCCGGTTGGGGCGGTGACTCGTGGGCGGCGCAGCACTACCCGTGGCTGGCGGTGCTCTGGCCGGTCGTCCTGGTCGCGGTCTTCCTGCCGCTCTCGGTCGCCCGCTACCGGCGACTGGCCGGCTGA
- a CDS encoding ROK family transcriptional regulator: MPSVPGASQEEIRRQNLGAVLRYVHLHGPTSRAELTGRLGLNRSTIGALAADLVASGLVTEEAPTTARRAGRPSLVVSPRSDRVYAHALSIDADRLRAARVGLGGQILDLREIPRPGGMSAIDAVGPLADLVRDMERSVAPDALLVGGAVAVTDTTREPDGRIRIAGVDETLGTALAAEFRAGPGFVAGDLADIAGLAEHVRGVAVGIDDVIYLHGDRGISAGIIVGGRLIIGHRGHSGKVGHMVVNPNGLPCGCGSRGCWETEISEAALLRHAGLDPSDRGAVAEVLRAAAEGDRTAREAVEQVADWLGFGVANLVNVVNPDAVVFGGTLRDIFTAGADVVRDRLDTMPLPASREHLRLRAAALGRDAVLIGAAELAFDKLLADPLNVGVVGQAASTEPA, encoded by the coding sequence CTGCCGTCCGTCCCCGGCGCCAGCCAGGAGGAGATCCGGCGACAGAACCTCGGCGCCGTGCTGCGCTACGTCCACCTGCACGGGCCGACGTCCCGGGCCGAGCTCACCGGTCGGCTCGGCCTCAATCGCAGCACCATCGGCGCCCTCGCTGCCGATCTGGTGGCCAGCGGACTGGTCACCGAGGAGGCACCCACCACCGCCCGTCGCGCCGGCCGGCCCTCGCTGGTGGTCAGCCCTCGCTCCGACCGGGTCTACGCACACGCCCTGAGCATCGACGCCGACCGGCTGCGCGCCGCCCGGGTCGGTCTCGGTGGGCAGATCCTCGATCTGCGAGAGATCCCTCGACCCGGTGGCATGTCGGCGATCGACGCCGTCGGGCCTCTCGCCGACCTGGTCCGTGACATGGAACGCTCCGTGGCCCCCGACGCGTTGCTGGTCGGCGGCGCGGTCGCGGTCACCGACACCACCCGGGAACCGGACGGCAGGATCCGGATCGCCGGCGTGGACGAGACGCTCGGCACCGCGCTGGCGGCGGAGTTCCGCGCCGGCCCGGGTTTCGTGGCCGGTGACCTGGCCGACATCGCAGGCCTGGCCGAGCACGTGCGGGGCGTGGCGGTGGGCATCGACGACGTCATCTACCTGCACGGCGACCGGGGCATCAGTGCCGGCATCATCGTCGGAGGTCGACTGATCATCGGCCACCGTGGCCACAGCGGCAAGGTCGGCCACATGGTCGTCAACCCGAACGGTCTGCCCTGCGGCTGCGGCTCACGCGGCTGCTGGGAGACCGAGATCTCCGAAGCCGCGTTGCTGCGGCACGCGGGCCTGGACCCGAGCGACCGTGGGGCGGTGGCCGAGGTGCTGCGCGCGGCCGCCGAAGGGGACCGGACCGCCCGGGAGGCGGTCGAGCAGGTCGCCGACTGGCTCGGCTTCGGTGTGGCCAACCTGGTCAACGTGGTCAACCCGGACGCCGTGGTGTTCGGTGGAACTCTCCGCGACATCTTCACCGCGGGTGCCGACGTGGTACGCGATCGACTGGACACCATGCCGCTGCCGGCCTCCCGCGAGCACCTGCGGCTGCGCGCGGCGGCCCTCGGCCGCGACGCCGTCCTGATCGGCGCCGCCGAGTTGGCGTTCGACAAGCTCCTGGCCGACCCGCTCAACGTCGGTGTCGTCGGCCAGGCCGCGAGCACCGAGCCCGCGTAG
- a CDS encoding alcohol dehydrogenase catalytic domain-containing protein: protein MRAVVYTDVRTVAVREVPDATLEAETDAVVRITSAALCGTDLHMYDGRTSAKPGLVLGHEPLGVVQEVGSAVQTVRPGTRVVIPTHLFCGTCVMCARGLSAACLRARAEGPGAAYGYAGMGPYRGAQADLLRVPWADANCVPVPGEPGDAYEDDFVLLADAFVTGWHAAATLAGVEPGDTVAVFGAGTIGLLSAYSALLRGARVVYCVDAVDARLDKAGEMGAVPIDFRRGDPVEQIRADRARTGLPLGEEKLGGVDKVIDAVGFQARDREHPEQERPNQVIADAARLVNAAGAIAVAGVYPDRDPHPGPGADGHENLVAPWGALFSKGVAVRFGRTHDRRYTVLLRDLVVAGRARPSMIVTHHGTLDDAPDFYRSFDRRENGVIKAVLRPS from the coding sequence ATGAGAGCCGTCGTCTACACCGACGTCCGGACCGTCGCCGTGCGGGAGGTGCCCGACGCGACGCTGGAGGCGGAGACCGACGCGGTCGTGCGGATCACCTCCGCCGCGCTCTGCGGCACCGACCTGCACATGTACGACGGACGGACTAGCGCCAAGCCCGGCCTCGTGCTGGGTCACGAACCGTTGGGTGTGGTGCAGGAGGTTGGCAGCGCGGTGCAGACCGTCCGGCCGGGCACGCGGGTGGTGATCCCCACGCACCTGTTCTGCGGGACGTGCGTGATGTGCGCGCGAGGGCTCTCGGCAGCCTGTCTGCGGGCCCGTGCCGAGGGGCCGGGCGCGGCGTACGGCTACGCCGGAATGGGTCCGTACCGGGGCGCACAGGCCGACCTGCTGCGCGTGCCGTGGGCCGACGCCAACTGCGTACCCGTGCCCGGGGAGCCGGGAGACGCGTACGAGGACGACTTCGTGCTGCTCGCCGACGCGTTCGTCACCGGGTGGCACGCCGCGGCCACCCTCGCCGGGGTCGAGCCGGGTGACACGGTGGCCGTGTTCGGCGCCGGCACCATCGGTCTGCTGAGCGCGTACTCGGCGCTGCTCCGGGGTGCCCGGGTCGTGTACTGCGTCGACGCTGTCGACGCCCGGCTCGACAAGGCCGGCGAGATGGGCGCCGTGCCGATCGACTTCCGCCGGGGTGACCCGGTCGAGCAGATCCGCGCCGACCGGGCCCGGACCGGGCTGCCGCTCGGCGAGGAGAAGCTGGGCGGGGTGGACAAGGTCATCGACGCGGTCGGGTTCCAGGCCCGTGACCGGGAGCACCCCGAGCAGGAGCGTCCGAACCAGGTCATCGCCGACGCGGCCCGACTGGTCAATGCCGCTGGCGCGATCGCGGTCGCCGGTGTGTACCCGGACCGGGACCCACACCCCGGCCCTGGCGCGGACGGCCACGAGAACCTGGTTGCGCCGTGGGGAGCGCTGTTCAGCAAGGGAGTGGCGGTCCGGTTCGGTCGCACCCACGACCGCCGCTACACCGTCCTGCTGCGGGACCTGGTCGTTGCGGGCCGAGCGCGGCCCAGCATGATCGTCACCCACCACGGCACCCTTGACGACGCTCCCGATTTCTATCGCAGCTTCGACCGCCGAGAGAACGGCGTGATCAAGGCGGTGCTGCGCCCGAGCTGA
- a CDS encoding ABC transporter ATP-binding protein has product MDMVLEADRLGKRYGSTWALRDCSLHLPAGRIAALVGPNGAGKSTLLHLAVGLLRPDAGAVRVFGRSPYGDTEGLADIGFVAQDTPLYRDFTAAELVIAGGKLNKRWDAALARQRLAQLGIPPDRPVGKLSGGQRAQVALALALAKQPRLLLLDEPVASLDPLARREFLQSLMGSVADSGTTVLLSSHLLADLERVCDYLIVLNSAQVQLTGTVDDLVAGHRHLVGPRHDGGVIGGVAAVVRASHTDRQSTLLVRTDGPVTDPAWTVREVSLEDVVLAYLADGTTQTSHSEWGVAA; this is encoded by the coding sequence ATGGACATGGTCTTGGAGGCCGACCGGCTGGGCAAGCGGTACGGCAGCACCTGGGCGTTGCGGGACTGCTCGCTGCACCTGCCGGCCGGTCGGATCGCCGCGCTGGTCGGCCCGAACGGCGCGGGCAAGAGCACACTGCTGCACCTGGCCGTCGGCCTGCTCAGGCCCGATGCGGGCGCGGTCCGGGTCTTCGGCAGATCCCCGTACGGCGACACGGAGGGCCTGGCCGACATCGGGTTCGTCGCCCAGGACACCCCGCTGTACCGGGACTTCACCGCCGCCGAACTGGTCATCGCCGGCGGCAAGCTGAACAAGCGGTGGGACGCCGCGTTGGCCCGCCAGCGGCTGGCGCAGCTCGGCATCCCACCGGATCGACCGGTCGGCAAGCTCTCCGGCGGCCAACGGGCCCAGGTGGCGCTCGCCCTCGCGCTGGCCAAGCAGCCCCGGCTGCTGCTGCTCGACGAGCCGGTGGCCAGCCTCGACCCCCTGGCCCGGCGGGAGTTCCTCCAGTCGTTGATGGGCAGCGTGGCGGACTCCGGCACCACAGTCCTGCTCTCGTCGCACCTGCTGGCCGACCTGGAACGGGTCTGCGACTACCTGATCGTGCTCAACTCGGCCCAGGTGCAGCTCACCGGCACGGTCGACGACCTGGTCGCCGGGCACCGGCACCTGGTCGGCCCTCGGCACGACGGCGGCGTCATCGGGGGCGTCGCCGCCGTGGTCCGGGCCAGCCACACCGACCGGCAGTCCACTCTGCTGGTCCGCACCGACGGCCCGGTCACCGACCCGGCCTGGACGGTCCGCGAGGTGAGCCTGGAGGACGTCGTGCTGGCCTACCTGGCCGACGGCACCACGCAGACCAGTCACAGCGAGTGGGGAGTGGCAGCATGA
- the mmsA gene encoding multiple monosaccharide ABC transporter ATP-binding protein, whose translation MSDVPILLEMRSITKEFPGVKALSDVNLVVRAGEIHAICGENGAGKSTLMKVLSGVYPHGTYDGQIIYQGSESKFSDIRASENAGIVIIHQELALIPGMSIAENIFLGNEPRKRGAIDWKGANRMALDLMARVGLQEDPDTLIKDIGVGKQQLVEIAKAFAKDVKLLILDEPTAALNEADSKHLLDLLRGFRSRGITSIMISHKLNEIEAIADQITILRDGRTVETLDVKADGVDEDRIVRGMVGRELSSRFPDHTPKIGEVFFEVRNWNVRHPISADRQVCKNESFVVRRGEIVGFAGLMGAGRTELAMSVFGRSYGVFESGTIIKDGKEIVLKSVADAIDNGLAYVSEDRKAIGLNLLDDIKSSTVAAKLSKISHRGVLSEVEEYQAAEAYRKELRTKAPTVDESVSKLSGGNQQKVVLAKWMFTDPDLLILDEPTRGIDVGAKYEIYGIIQRLADQGKGVIVISSELPELIGLCDRIYTVFEGAITGEIARADATPENLMKQMTSTKKMATR comes from the coding sequence ATGAGCGACGTGCCCATCCTCCTTGAGATGCGCTCCATCACCAAGGAGTTCCCTGGAGTCAAGGCCCTCTCCGACGTCAACCTGGTGGTTCGCGCCGGCGAGATCCATGCCATCTGCGGCGAGAACGGCGCGGGCAAGTCCACCCTGATGAAGGTGCTCAGCGGGGTCTACCCGCACGGCACCTACGACGGCCAGATCATCTACCAGGGGTCGGAGAGCAAGTTCTCCGACATTCGGGCCAGTGAGAACGCCGGCATCGTGATCATCCACCAGGAGCTCGCGCTCATTCCCGGTATGTCGATCGCCGAGAACATCTTCCTCGGCAACGAACCGCGCAAGCGGGGCGCGATCGACTGGAAGGGCGCGAACCGGATGGCGCTGGACCTGATGGCCCGGGTCGGTCTGCAAGAGGACCCGGACACCCTGATCAAGGACATCGGGGTCGGCAAGCAGCAGCTCGTGGAGATCGCCAAGGCGTTCGCCAAGGACGTGAAGCTGCTCATCCTGGACGAGCCCACCGCGGCGCTGAACGAGGCCGACTCCAAGCACCTGCTGGACCTGCTGCGGGGGTTCCGCTCCCGCGGCATCACCTCGATCATGATCTCGCACAAGCTCAACGAGATCGAGGCGATCGCGGACCAGATCACCATCCTGCGCGACGGCCGGACCGTGGAGACCCTCGACGTCAAGGCGGACGGGGTCGACGAGGACCGGATCGTGCGGGGCATGGTCGGCCGAGAGCTGAGCAGTCGGTTCCCGGACCACACGCCGAAGATCGGCGAGGTCTTCTTCGAGGTTCGCAACTGGAACGTCCGGCACCCGATCTCCGCCGACCGGCAGGTCTGCAAGAACGAGAGCTTCGTGGTGCGCCGCGGCGAGATCGTCGGCTTCGCCGGTCTGATGGGCGCGGGCCGTACCGAACTCGCGATGAGTGTCTTCGGCCGCTCCTACGGGGTGTTCGAGTCGGGCACCATCATCAAGGATGGCAAGGAGATCGTCCTGAAGTCGGTCGCGGACGCGATCGACAACGGGCTCGCGTACGTCAGCGAGGACCGCAAGGCGATCGGCCTCAACCTGCTCGACGACATCAAGTCGTCGACGGTGGCCGCCAAGCTGTCCAAGATCTCGCACCGGGGTGTCCTGAGCGAGGTCGAGGAATACCAGGCGGCCGAGGCGTACCGCAAGGAGCTGCGGACCAAGGCCCCGACGGTCGACGAGAGCGTCTCCAAGCTCTCCGGCGGCAACCAGCAGAAGGTCGTCCTGGCGAAGTGGATGTTCACCGACCCGGACCTGCTGATCCTCGACGAGCCGACACGCGGCATCGACGTGGGTGCCAAGTACGAGATCTACGGCATCATCCAGCGGCTCGCCGACCAGGGGAAGGGCGTCATCGTCATCTCCTCGGAGCTGCCTGAGCTGATCGGGCTGTGCGACCGCATCTACACCGTGTTCGAAGGTGCCATCACGGGCGAGATCGCCCGGGCGGACGCCACCCCGGAAAACCTCATGAAGCAGATGACCTCGACGAAGAAGATGGCCACACGATGA
- a CDS encoding ABC transporter permease codes for MIWLTWRQHRKQAFYTLLGLAALAALLVPIGLAMRHTFADLGLTDCARQLADTNVTTATREACDAGFRRFGNQYGSLNLVAVLLITLPALVGLFWGAPLVAREVEHGTHRFVWTQGVGRTRWALVKFGLVSAAVVILAAVYGLGMSWWVDPLTQAAYEGRFGMIVFDLQGIVPIGYTLFAVALGVFAGTVWKRMLPAMGITLAGFIGVRAAVELLARRHYQPARTQTFPIEGEGPPEMSRGDWILAQGVRNPDGTMIAEGGRIQCPPGGKGPEGRVCGAELGLEPGAYNWQLYQPADRFWLFQGIETGVFVALALLLLYLAVRRIRRIA; via the coding sequence ATGATCTGGCTGACCTGGCGGCAACACCGCAAGCAGGCGTTCTACACCCTGCTGGGGCTCGCGGCGCTCGCCGCTCTGCTGGTGCCGATCGGCCTGGCGATGCGGCACACCTTCGCCGACCTCGGGTTGACGGACTGCGCACGCCAACTCGCGGACACCAATGTGACGACGGCGACCCGGGAGGCCTGCGACGCGGGCTTCCGGCGTTTCGGCAACCAGTACGGCAGCCTCAACCTGGTGGCCGTGCTGTTGATCACCCTGCCGGCGCTGGTCGGCCTGTTCTGGGGTGCCCCGCTGGTCGCCCGCGAGGTGGAGCACGGCACTCACCGGTTCGTCTGGACCCAGGGCGTCGGCCGCACCCGCTGGGCTCTGGTGAAGTTCGGGCTGGTGAGCGCGGCCGTGGTGATCCTCGCGGCGGTCTACGGGTTGGGCATGTCGTGGTGGGTCGACCCGCTCACCCAGGCCGCGTACGAGGGCCGGTTCGGCATGATCGTCTTCGATCTACAGGGCATCGTCCCGATCGGGTACACCCTGTTCGCCGTGGCGCTGGGCGTCTTCGCCGGCACCGTCTGGAAGCGGATGCTGCCCGCCATGGGCATCACCCTCGCCGGGTTCATCGGCGTACGGGCGGCGGTGGAGCTCCTGGCCCGACGGCACTACCAGCCGGCCCGCACCCAGACCTTCCCGATCGAGGGAGAAGGGCCACCGGAGATGAGCCGGGGAGACTGGATCCTCGCCCAGGGCGTCCGGAACCCCGACGGCACGATGATCGCCGAGGGGGGCCGGATCCAGTGCCCGCCGGGTGGCAAGGGGCCGGAGGGCCGGGTCTGCGGTGCGGAACTGGGACTTGAGCCGGGCGCGTACAACTGGCAGTTGTACCAACCGGCGGACCGGTTCTGGCTGTTCCAGGGCATCGAGACGGGCGTCTTCGTCGCTCTCGCCCTGCTGCTGCTCTATCTCGCGGTGCGCCGGATCCGCCGCATCGCGTAG